The Streptomyces sp. 11x1 genomic sequence ACGTGATGGTCGCGCCGTAGGGGACGTCGTCGAGCGCGGCCCAGACCCGGCGCCGGAACTCGGTGCCTTCCCCGCGCAACTCCAGCTGGAATTCCTTCCGCTCACCGGCGAAGTAGGCGGCGAGCTGTTCCTCGGCCGCCCGGAAGGGGGCCGGGTCGCGCAGCCAGCCCGGCAGCGGGACCCTGCCGCCCTTCTGCTCCGGTACGGAGAGGGAGGTGAGGGCGCCGGACTCGTCGGCGGTGAGGAGGAGTCGCCCGACGGGACTGTCGACGACGGTGTAGTAGGTCCGCTGCTCGGTGCTCACGACTGATCTCCCGGTTCCTGTGTCCGAAGATGTCTGAGGGCGTACGACCGCCAGGGCCGCCAGGTGTCCGGCACGGTCTCGCCCGGGGGTCCCACGTCGGGGTCGCCGAGCGCGCGGGTGCGGATCACGGCGGCGGTACGGGCGTCCAGGCCCGGCAGCGCGAGCAGGGCCGTCGCGGCGGCGTCCCGGTCGGCGCCGACGTCGAGGCGGCAGGTGCCGTCGGTGAGGGCGGTGGCGAGGGCGCCGAGCGGACCGCCCGCGTCGGCCAGTGCCGCGGGTTCGGGGAACAGGTGCGTCAGCGTCCCCTGCGGGGCGTCCAGCCGCTTGCCGTACGCCTGTACGAGCGGTGCCGCATCGGCGTGGCCCACGAGCGCGCGTACGGCGTACTCCTCCGGGTCGGCCGTGCCCGGCGAGCGCAGCCCCGGTCTGGCGGCGACGAGCGGGGCGAGGCGGGGGTCCTCGCCGAGGCGCTCGTCCACGGCGTACGGGTCGGCGTCCAGGTCGAACAGCCGCCGCAGCCGCTGCACGGCGGTGGTGAGGTCGCGGGGGTCGGTGAGATGGAGCCGGGCGTCGAGCCAGCCGCCGGAACGGCCGGTGGGGCGGCCCCCCGGTCGTTCGTCGACCTCGGCGATCCCGGTGCCGTACGGGAGACGGAGGGTGCGCCGGTACGTGCGGTGGCCTGGTTCGCCGGTCGTCTCCTCGACGCCGGTGACGGCTTCGGCGGCCAGGACGTCAAAGAGGGCGGTGGACTGGTACGGGCCCCGGTACGCGAGCCGGAGCGGTATTCCGGCCGTCCGCGGGCCGGCGGGCCTCCGGGGTGCGCCGGCGCGCAGGGCGCTGGGTGTCATGGCGTAGACCGCCCTGATCGTGTCGTTGAACTGGCGCACGCTGGCGAAGCCGGACGCGAAGGCGATCTCGGTGACCGGGAGGGTGGTGGTCCGCAGCAGGACGCGGGCGGTGTGCGCCCGCTGGGCGCGGGCCAGGGCGACGGGCCCGGCGCCGACCTCGGCGGTGAGCTGCCGCTGGACCTGCCGTGCGCTGTAGCCCAGCCGCACGGCCAGCCCGGCGACGCCCTCCCGGTCCACGACGCCGTCCCCGATGAGCCGCATGGCGCGGCCCACCGAGTCCGCGCGCACGTTCCACTCGGCCGAACCGGGCACGGCGTCCGGCCGGCAGCGTCGGCAGGCACGGAATCCGGCGGCCTGCGCGGCGGCCGCGGTCGCGTAGAAGCGGACGTTCTCCCGTTTCGGCGTCACCGCCGGGCAGCTCGGCCGGCAGTAGATCCCGGTCGTCCCGACGGCGAAGAAGAACTCCCCGTCGAACCGGCCGTCCCTGCTCCGCACGGCCTCGTACCTGGTGTCTTCGTCCTTCATGCCCTCAAGTGTCGACGACGCGCACGCGCCGGGCTGGCGAATTTCGGACACGGCGCTGTTCCCCGCGCCCAAGGGGGCGCGGGGAACAGCGCGATCAGCCCCCACTCACCCGCGGCCGAAGATCAGCGGTGCCCACCCCTCTTCGCCTCCATCGCCGCGCGCCCCTGCGCACCCCGCCGCTTCCACTCCTTGCGGATCTCCGCCCGCAGCCGCGCGTCGCTCTTGGCGACGATGCGCTGATTCTCGCGGAGCAGCTTGCGGTAGCTGTCGAGCCGCCGCTCGGGCAGTTCACCGGACTCGACGGCGCCGAGGACCGCGCAGCCGGGCTCGGCGAGGTGCGCGCAGTCGTGGAAGCGGCAGTCCGCGGCCAGTTCCTCGATCTCGGCGAAGACCTGCCCGACCCCGGTCTCGGCGTCCCAGAGGCCGACCCCGCGCAGTCCGGGGGTGTCGATGAGGACTCCGCCGCCGGGCAGGGCGAGCAGGTTGCGGGTGGTCGTGGTGTGCCGTCCCTTGCCGTCCACGTCGCGGGTGGCCTGGACGTCCATGACGTCGTCGCCGAGCAGGGCGTTGGCGAGGGTCGACTTGCCGGCGCCGGACTGTCCGAGGAGCACGGAGGTGCCGCCGGAGATCACCGCCGCTAGGACGTCGAGGCCCTCGCCGTGGGTGGAGCTGACCGTCAGCACGGGAACGCCGGGCGCGGTGGTCTCCACGTCCTGCACGAGGTGCCCCAGTGTGACGGCGTCCGGCACGAGGTCGGCCTTGGTGAGCACGACCACGGGCTGGGCCCCGGACTCCCAGGCCAGCGCGAGGAACCGTTCGACACGGCCGAGGTCGAGTTCCACGGCGAGCGACACCGCGACGACCGCGTGGTCGACGTTGGCGGCGAGGATCTGTCCCTCGGCGCGCTTGGAGGAGGTGGAGCGGACGAAGGCGCTGCGGCGCGGCAGGTACGTGCGGACGTACCGGGGGTCGCCCGCGGGTTCCACGGCGACCCAGTCGCCCGTGCAGACGACCCGCATGGGGTCGTGGGGGGTGACGAACGCCGTGTCGGCCCGCAGCGGACCGTCCGCGGTGACGACGTCGCACTGCCCGCGGTCGACACGCACGACCCGCCCGGCGATCAGGCCCTCGGCGTCGTACGGGGCGAAGGCGTCCGCCCAGGAGGTGTCCCAGCCGTACGGGACGAGGGGGTGGGAGGAGGAGGACGACAGGGACGAGCCCGGGAAAGAGGAGAGAGACAAGGGTGACCCTTCACAGGGGTGGCCCGGCGGCGTCCGCGGACGCGAGAGAAGAGAGAAGTCAGCCGGCGGCCACGGAGGTGGACTGGATGGATTCCTGGATGCGGGTAGCGCCCATCGCAGTGACAGCCATCGGTCGACACCTCCTGTCTCACTCGTTGTGGCGACGGCGGCCGGAACAGCCGCCGTGCTCGGTGATCTCACCCTAGCGGGGGCCCGTGGGCCCCCGTCAATCGAATTTCCGCGCCGCGTTCCGTGCCTCGTGCGTCGCGTTCCGCGCTCAGCCCGCCCGGTCGCACTTCTTCCCGTTGAGCGTGAAGTCCACGGGGGCGGGGTTGTCGTAGCCCTCCCAGATTCCGAGGAAGCCGACGCCGAAGGTGCCGCCGGCGGCGACGGTCTTGTTGTAGTCGGCGGAGGTGGCGGTGACCTTGGTGCCCTCCTGGTCGAAGGTGCCGTCCCACATCTGGGTGACGCGCTGGTCGGCCGCGTAGGTCCAGGCGATGTGCCAGCCGTCGAGGGCCTCGGTGGAGGTGACGGTGACGGTGCCCTGGAAGCCGCCGGGCCATTCGTTGACGACCTGGTAGCGGACGTGGCAGGTGGCCTCGGAGGACTTGCCGGGGTCCACGGGCTGATGGGTGACCCGGGCGGGCGTCGAGGCGTCGCCCTGGGGTTCCTCGTTGCTGTTGCCGCCGCCCTTGCCCTCGCCCTTCTCGTCGTCCGTGTCGCCGGAACCGGTCTCGCCGGGCCGCGACGTGCTCTGCAGCTCCGACGACCCGCCGTCGGACGGGGCGCCGGTCACCGGGAACCTCGGGTCCTGCTGCACCACCGACGAGTCCCGGGCGGACGAGCCCTCGGCGACGGTCTCGTCGTCGCCGAACGGCATGAGGGAGACCGCGAGCGCCAGCAAGGATACGAGGCCGGCTCCGACGAGCACCCCGTTGCGGCTGAACCGGGGCTTCGCCTCCCTGCCCGGTGAGAGTCCCCGGTCGGTGCCGGTGGAGTCCGCGCGCCCGGGGAGCAGTCCGGCATCGGCAGCGCGGCGGCGGCGCTCCAGGTAGGCGAGTCCGCTCCAGCCGATCACACCGTTGGCGAGGGCGGCGGGCAGTCCGCCGCCGTGCAGGCCGAGGCAGGCCGCGGCCTCGGCGCACTGCACGCAGGTGGCGAGGTGGCGGGAGAGGTCCTCGGGGGTGTCGGTGCCGGGCGAGCGGGTGACCGCGTCCAGCAGCCGGGCGTAGGTGCGGCAGTCGGCGTGCAGGGGCGCGTCGAGCTGACCGCGGTGGCAGCGGTCCCGGAACAGCGCCCGCACCTGGTCGAGTTCGGTGCTCGCGACCGCCGGGTCGAGGCCGAGCCGGCGGGCCACCGAGCCCAGCGGCAGCGACTCGACCTCGGCGAGCCACAGCAGGGCCGCGTCTGGTTCCTGCATGTCCCGCAGGGCACGCAGGGCGAGAGGCCGGTACAGCGGCGGGCCGGTGTACCGGGCGGCCTTGTCCGAGTTGAGCCAGAGGCGCAGCTCGGGGTCGAGCCGGTGGCCCTGGCCGCCCGCCTCCCAGGCGGCGGCGCTGGTCCTGACCCAGGTCAGGAGGAACGGTATTCGAGGCAGGCGCAGGGCACGCCGACCGGCACCGCGGTCGGCCCCCGCCTCGTGCTCCAGGGCGTGTGCCTCGTGCATGCCGTTCGTGAAGGCCTCGGTGGCCAGTTGGGTCGCCGCGGCCGACCCGGACGTGCACAGGTCGGCGTACGACAGGACCGCGTCCCAGCACTCCGAGAACAGCGCGGCCTCGGCGGCGTCCTGGGGCTTCGGCAGGTCGGGCATGGGTCTCCTGCATCCAACAGAGCGAGGGGGGAAGTGGGCAAAAGTAGTCAACTGCCCTTTAAATCCAAGGGAGTTGGGGGGACCACCTTGCGATGGCCCAGAGCTTTTCACGCTTCCCACACAACTGACAAGCTACGTCTTCAAACGTGGTTACCAGTGGTCACACTGTTGAGTTGTACGCACGCCGTCCCCGATCGACTCAACCGCCTCAGGAATTACCAGTAGTTACTCGGCGGAAACCTCCTCGACGGCCGGGAGGCTGTCCATGAAGGAGCTGACGGAGAAGACGGCACGGCCGGGTCCGGGCGGGCCGTATCCGGGCGGCGACGACAGCCCGAACTCGTCCATCGTGGCGCGGTAGGCCTGCAGCAGCCGGATGTGGTACTCCAGCGGCGCGCCCTGCGGGTTGGCCTTGCCGAGCGGGGTGGTGGGCTCCGGGCACCACGTGGTGAAGCGGGGCGTGATGCCCTGCGACATGAAGAAACGCAGACCCTCGGTGGTCGAGGCGATCGCCTCGTCGACCGTCTTGAACCCGAAGGGCTCGGCCATCTCCACGCCCGCCACGAAGTTGGGGATCACGTTGCGCGCGCCGAAGACACCGGCCGAGTCCAGGATCCGCTTGTGCCACTCGTCGCGGCCGACGTACCGCTCCTTGCCGGGGCAGTACATCTTGAACAGGTACTCGTCCCACACCTCGTAGTTGGGGTGGTAGATCTTCACGCCGTAGTCGTGGAAACGCTTGACGTCGTCCAGCGGCAGCGCCTGCGCGACGACCTTCCCGATCCAGCGGTCCGGGAAGCGCTCCTCGATGGCCTTGGCGTAGTGGCCGTAGAAGTCGGCCTCGTCGCGGCCCGCGACCGTCTTGGTGATGGCGCCGCCGGTGAGCGTGTACGCGGTGGACGTCTTCGCCGTGTCGTACCGGTCGATGATCTCCAGGGCTTCGAGGACCTCGTCGACGTCCTTCACACCCGTGTACGGCCGGCCCGCCGCCTTGTGCTGGCGCCAGTTGTGGTTGATGTCGCAGTACTGGCACTCCTCCTTGGCGCCGAAGTACTGGCAGACGCGGAAGACGGTGAGATAGATCAGGTAGCCCCACTGGATGGTGGGGGCCACCTCCATCACGGACTTTCCGTTGGAGAGGGTGTGCTTGTAGTACTCCGGCATGGGCGGGACGCCGACGTCCGCAATGCGCTTGCCGTCGAGGTACAGGCCGAGGAGGCCGTCCTCGTCGGACGCCACCCGGTAGGGCGAGGACGGGTTGACCCGTACGGAGACGACCGTGCGCCGCAGGTCGTACGGGCCGCCGGTGAGGATGATCTCCTCCGGCGGGCGGCGCAGGGCGGCCTCGCCGAGCTCGGGGAGGGTGCCGTGGTCGAAGGAGAAGATGAAGTACGACTTCGGCTTGACCTCGCCCTTCTCGTTGTCGCTCAGCGCGGAGGCGTCGAAGGCCACGCCGCCCCTGAGCAGGTCCTCCTTGAAGACGGCTTCCCGTGGCACGTGCGGGAACCTCTCCATCAGGTCCTCCACCAGTGCGGTGCGGCTGCCATCCATCCCGTTGTCTCCTCGCTCCCGACGACGCGCGGGGGTCGCCCGCGCGCATTCCCCACGGTATGCCTCCGGCGGTCGGGCGGAGGGGGTGGGGGGTGGTTCGGGGCGTGGCGCCTTCCAGCTCGGGGAGGTAGGGGTGCGTCGGCGGGTGGGGGTGGGGGTGCGAGTAGGTGAGGTACAGGAATCCCGGTGAGAACGATCATGGTCGTCTAGCACACGCGATCGGCAGGTGCGGGGGTTCGGAGGAAGATCCTCGATCGCTGCCGGACGCGGCGAGCGCCGCGAACGAGTTCCTCGGCATGATCGCCAACTGCGTCCTGTGGCCCCGCATGCTGCTGACCGACTGCAACCCCGCAGCCTCCGACATCCACGACGCCGTCGAACAGACCGTCCAGACCATGCTCGCCAGGTACCCCCCCCCCCCGACCTGCCGGCCTGACCCGAAGCCGTTGAACGTTGGTATCGTGGCCGTACCCGCCCACCGCCTCAGGCCAACCGCCGCAGATCCTCCAGATACCGCAGGACGGCCGCGACACGGCGGTCCACCTGGTCCATCGGGGACAGGTCGAGTTTCGCGAAAATGCTGCGGATGTGCTTGTGGACGGCGCCGTCGGTGACGACGAGCCTCTCGGCGATGGCAGAGTTGCCCAGCCCTTCGGCCATCAGGGCGAGTACGTCCCGTTCGCGAGGGCTGAGCCGTTCCAAGCGGGTGTCCTGGCGGGAGCGGGTGAAGAGCTGGGAGACGACCTCCGGGTCGATGGCGGTGCCGCCACCGGCGACGCGGCGGAGCGCATCCATGAACTCCTCGACGCGGCCGACACGTTCCTTGAGCAGGTAGCCGAGGCCGTTCACCCCGTTGCCGAGCAGTTCGGTGGCGAAGCTCTGCTCGACGTACGCGGACAGCACGAGCACGGCGAGGTCGGGCCGTCGGCGCCGGGCCTCGACCGCGGCGACGATCCCCTCGTCGGTATGGGTCGGCGGCATCCGTACGTCCAGGATGGCGACGTCCGGCTTGTGTACGTCGATGGCATCCAGCGCCTCGTCGGGGTTCCCCGCAGTGGCCACCACGTCGAGCCCCTCGGCACGCAGCAGCAGGCCGAGCCCCTCGCGGAGCAGGGCGTCGTCCTCAGCTATCACAATCCGCACGTCAGGCTCCACAGCTCGGATTCCGCAGGTCGGGCTTCGGCCGTCACATTCCACAGGGAAGATCCACAGTCAGGACGGTCGGGCCACCGGGCGGACTGGTCACGGTCAGGGCGCCGTCGTGCGCGGCAATCCGGCGACGGATGCCGGCGAGCCCGGAGCCGCCGATCCCTTCACCGGCGCCGACGGCCCGGGGGGTGACCCCGGCGCCGCCCTTTCCGTCGTCCTCGACCGAAAGCCGGAGCCGGCCCCGGCCGCCGCGTGCCGTGACGACGGCGTGCCGGGCGCCGCTGTGCTTGGCGATGTTGGTGAGGGCCTCGGCGACGACGAAGTAGGCGGTCGCCTCGACGGAGGCGGCGCAGCGCTCGGGCACGTCCACGTCGATCCGGCAGGGCACAGCGCAGTCCGCGGCGAGCCCGGAGAGCGCACCCGCGAGGCCCCGGTCGGCCAGCACCGGCGGCAGGATGCCGCGGGCGACGGTACGCAGTTCGGCCAGCGCCTGTTCGGCTGCGGACTGGGCACGTTCGAGGAGTTCGTCGGCGCCCGCCGGGTCGCGGGCCACCATGCGACGGGACGCCCCGATCAGTACGGCGACGGAGACGAGCCGGTTCTGCGCGCCGTCGTGCAACGAGCGTTCGATGCGGCGCAGTTCGGTGGCGTGGGCGTCCAGGGCGGCGGCACGAGTGGCGGTCAGTTCCGCGACACGCAGGGAGAGGTCCGCGTCAGGGCCGGCTGACAGGAGCCGCCGGCCGGGGCCCGACTGGAGCCGTGCCATACCGGGCCCCAGGCCCAGAATGATGGCGACCCAGCCCACCCCCAGGAGCATCACGGCGAAGGCATCCAGCCAGGTGCGCGCGTGCCCGATGCCCACGGAGGTGGCGGTCGCGCCGTCGGGCATGAGCGTCCAGTACAGCGGGAACCCGGTGTCCCGCACGGCGAGGACCGGCAGCACGACGCCAAGCAGTCCGAGCAGCGTCCCTACAGTCGAGTGCCGTACCAGCCAACCCAGTTCGCGGCGGGTGGTGGGGTCGACGAGCGCGGCCCGCAGCCGCTCGGGCGGGGGCTCGGGGGCGGCGACCTCGGGCCCCCAGCGGTTGAGTCGAGCCCGTTCCCGGCCCGCCAGGGCATGCAGGGTGCGCAGGAGCGCGGGCGCCGTCACCAGGCCGACACCCACGACGCCGGTCGCTGCGGCGAGCGTCAGGCACAGCAGCAACAGCAGGGCGAGCAGCGCCGTGTTGAGCCCGGACGCGAGCTGGGCGATCGCCTGGCCGGCGGCGCTCAGGGTCCGTAGCGCGATGTCCTTGAGGCTCTCGCGGCTGTCGAGTCGCTCCACCGCTCCACCGCCTGCCCCGCTCGTGCCCGTCGTCATACGAACGACCCTATGCCGTCGCCGAGTTCGACGGCATCCGGGCGGCGAGGAAGTACAGCCTGCTGTACCCCGAACCGGGCGGGCTGCGGGATCGGCCGCCGGGGGTGCTGATCCATAGCGTCGGTGACAACGACGGAACCACCCCACGAGACACCGGGAGCAGCCCATGCAGCACACGACAACCCCCGATCCCGCCGACCGGCTCGGCTCCGGGGACATCGCCCGCGCTCTCCTGTGGACGGTGTTGGTGGCCAGTGCGCTCGCCAACATGGCGGCCTCCTTCGGTGACGCCGACACCTGGGTGCACCTGGTGTGCGGCGCGGTCACCGTCCTGTGCGTGGGCACGCTCGTCGTACGGAACCTGCGGGGCCGGCGATGAACACCGCCCCCGCCATCGCCCTGGAGGGCGTCAGCAAGGCGTATCCGGGCGGCGTACGCGCACTCAACGACGTTTCGTTGACCGTGGAACACGGCACCTTCCTGGCCGTGATGGGGCCCTCGGGCTCCGGCAAGAGCACACTGATGCACTGCGCCGCCGGGCTCGACTCCCCGACGTCGGGCAGCGTCCGCATCGACGGTCACGAGATCGCGGGGCTGGACGAAACCCGCCGTACCCGACTCCGCCGGGATCGCGTCGGGTTCGTGTTCCAGGCGTACAACCTGATCCCCTCCCTCTCCGTCGAGGACAACATCACGCTGCCGCTGCGGCTGGCCGGACGTAAGGCGGACGGCGACTGGCTGCGGACGCTGGTGGAGCGGGTCGGTCTGGCCGACCGGCTGAACCACCGGCCTGCGGAGCTCTCCGGCGGCCAGCAGCAACGAGCGGCCGTGGTGCGGGCGTTGGTGGCGAGACCCGCCGTCGTGTTCGCCGACGAACCGACCGGCGCGCTCGACCTGCGCAGCGCGCACGGGGTTCTCGACCTGCTGCGCGATCTCGTCGCCGACCTGCGCCAGACGGTGGTGATGGTCACCCACGATCCGGCCGCCGCGGCCCGTGCGCATCAGGTGCTGGTGATGGCGGACGGCCGGGCGGTCGAGGCCCTGAAGGCACCGACCGCCCCCGAACTGGCGAGCCGCATGGTCGCTTTGGGAGAGGTCTGAACCGTGTTGCGTCTCGCGCTACAGATGGTCGGACACCGCGTCACGGCGCTGATCGCCGTGGCCTGCGCGGTCCTCGGGGGTGCGGCACTGATCACCGCCACCGGTGTCCTGGCCGAGTCCGGCCTCCGCTCCCACCTGCCCGCCGGACGGCTGGCGGCCGCGTCCGTCGTGGTCGCGGCCGACCAGGAGTTCCACCCGGCCGGAGCCCTGCCGCTCGCGCTCCCGGAACGCCGCAGGATACCGGCCGAGCTGGTCGGCGAACTGGGCCGGCTGCCCGGCGTCACCGCGGCGGTCGGCGACATCGGTTTTCCCGCCGCCCTCCTCGACGCCCGCGGACAGGTCGTACCAGGCGACGATCCCCAGGCGGCGGGGCACGGCTGGTCCTCGACGAAGCTGCTGGCGAACGTGCGCGTCACCGGCAGCGAACCGAACGCCTCCGACGAGATCGCCGTGGGCGGTGCCCTCGCCGCGGCGGCGGGCGTCGAGCCGGGCGACACGGTCCAGGTCGCCGTCCAGGCCCGCCCGGCCACCGGCTATCGCGTCTCGGCGGTGATCGACGCGCCGGGCGCGGGCGTCTACTTCGCGGACGAGACGGCCGTAGTCGTGTCCGGTCTGTCCGGTCGCGTCGACCTGGTGGGCCTGCGCACCGCGCCCGGCGCCGAGGAGAAGGTGGCCTCCGAGGTCCGTACGAAGCTGAAGGGCACCGGACTCCTCACCGTCACAGGTGCCGAGCGGGGCGACACGGTCGCGCCCGGCGTCGGCGCGTCCCGTGCGTTGCTCGTGCTGCTCGCCGGTTCGCTCTCCGGGATCGTCGTGCTGATCACCGGGTTCGTGATGGCGAGCGCGCTGGCCGTGTCGATCGCCGGGCAGCGTCGCGACCTCGCGCTGATGCGGGCCGTCGGCGCAGCCCCGGGGCAGATACGCAGGCTGGCCGCCACGCAGTCCACCCTTGTCACCGCCGTGGCCGTGGCACCCGGCGCGGGACTCGGCTATCTGCTCGCCGGGCAGTTCCGTGAGCTCCTCGCGGACCGCGGGGTCGTACCGGACGAACTCCCCCTCGTCTTCAGCCCGTTGCCCGCTCTCGCGGCGGTCCTCCTGCTACTCCTGACTGTCCAGGCGTCGGCCCGCTGCTCGGCCTGGCGCACCTCGCGGATGCCGGCCACCGAGGCGGTCGCGGAATCGCGCAGCGAGCCGCGTGAGCCGTCACGGACCCGGACGCGCATCGGAGTGCTCCTCATCGTCGCAGCGACGGCCATGTCGGCCCTGCCGCTGTTCCTGCGCACGGTCGTCGGCGCCGCAGCCACCTCGATCGCCGGCATCGTCGGGGCGATCGGCCTGGCCCTGGCGGGCCCGGCGCTGGTGCGGGGTGTCGGTGCCGTGGCGGCGCGGGCGACGCGCCACGGCAGATACGCGCCGACCTGGCTGGCGATGGCCAACCTCCGCGCCTACGCCCTGCGCAACGCGGGGATCGTGTCCGCCCTGGCGATGGCGGTCGTGTTCGTGCTGACATACACCTTCACCCAGACCACCGTGCTGGCCGCCACCGACCATGACACCCGCACCGGAACCCTGGCCGAACTGCGCCTGACCGCACCGGGGTTGGGTGGACTGCATGCCGACACGCTCGCCGCTGTACAGAAGACGGCCGGTGTACGGGCCGCCGCCCCCGTCAACACGACGACCGCGGTGTGGGAGTACGAGGCATTCGGCGACAAGGTGGCCGAGGCAGGTTCAGCGACGATCCTCACCCCGGACGCGGCGGGCGTCCTCGACCTCGATGTGCGGGAGGGCGACCTGGACCGTCTGACCGGCGCGACAGTCGCCGTCAGCAGTGATGTCGCCCGTTCGCGCTCCGCGACGGTGGGCCACCGGGTGAGCCTGGTCCTCGGCGACGGGGCACGGGTCGTCGCCGAGGTAGTCGCCGTGTACGGCCGTGGGCTCGGTTTCGGGACGGTCGTGCTCTCCCACGACCTGGTCGCCGGGCACACCACGACGGCACTCGACCAGTCCCTCCTGATTCGCACGGACGGCACGGCGACGGCCCGACAGAATGT encodes the following:
- a CDS encoding FtsX-like permease family protein, with product MLRLALQMVGHRVTALIAVACAVLGGAALITATGVLAESGLRSHLPAGRLAAASVVVAADQEFHPAGALPLALPERRRIPAELVGELGRLPGVTAAVGDIGFPAALLDARGQVVPGDDPQAAGHGWSSTKLLANVRVTGSEPNASDEIAVGGALAAAAGVEPGDTVQVAVQARPATGYRVSAVIDAPGAGVYFADETAVVVSGLSGRVDLVGLRTAPGAEEKVASEVRTKLKGTGLLTVTGAERGDTVAPGVGASRALLVLLAGSLSGIVVLITGFVMASALAVSIAGQRRDLALMRAVGAAPGQIRRLAATQSTLVTAVAVAPGAGLGYLLAGQFRELLADRGVVPDELPLVFSPLPALAAVLLLLLTVQASARCSAWRTSRMPATEAVAESRSEPREPSRTRTRIGVLLIVAATAMSALPLFLRTVVGAAATSIAGIVGAIGLALAGPALVRGVGAVAARATRHGRYAPTWLAMANLRAYALRNAGIVSALAMAVVFVLTYTFTQTTVLAATDHDTRTGTLAELRLTAPGLGGLHADTLAAVQKTAGVRAAAPVNTTTAVWEYEAFGDKVAEAGSATILTPDAAGVLDLDVREGDLDRLTGATVAVSSDVARSRSATVGHRVSLVLGDGARVVAEVVAVYGRGLGFGTVVLSHDLVAGHTTTALDQSLLIRTDGTATARQNVTDLAASRPGLVLAPASLPSTGSLKDAPPEVWINLATIVVLLVYLLMSIANKLVAATAQRRVELGALRLNGTTPRQIRAMMRREAAVTAATALTTALLLSAVPLALLGQGFLGRPWPAGPVWLLPALAVMVTATAFLTIELPTRQALRTAPAEAIRAH